The Ferroacidibacillus organovorans genome has a window encoding:
- a CDS encoding cold-shock protein, with amino-acid sequence MQEGIVKWFNAEKGYGFIEVPGGDDVFVHYSAILGDGYKALDEGQRVSFEVVRGNRGLQAANVSKL; translated from the coding sequence ATGCAAGAAGGAATCGTGAAGTGGTTTAACGCAGAGAAAGGGTACGGCTTTATCGAAGTGCCTGGCGGCGACGATGTGTTTGTACACTACAGTGCTATCCTTGGCGACGGCTACAAAGCTCTCGACGAAGGACAACGCGTTTCGTTCGAAGTCGTTCGCGGCAATCGCGGACTTCAAGCGGCAAACGTTTCTAAACTGTAA
- a CDS encoding aminotransferase produces the protein MAELLSENKALTWIERDREHMWHHMQPFASSQNPMIVARAERATLYDVEGNAYLDAMSGLWCMNLGYSERALADAAYEQMVTMPYYPLSQSHLKAIEISEKISDWLGGKHHIFLSNSGTEANETALKIARQYHALRGEGTRYKVISRYRAYHGNAGSALAATGQSIRKQNYEPLTPGFLHVPPPYCYRCPFGQKEDSCQLECASYYDQVMTWEGSDTVAAVILEPVITGGGVLVPKPGYLEKVREICDKHGVLMIVDEVICGFYRSGERFGHQNFHVKPDIVTMAKGITSGYLPLAATAVRDEIFNVFKGQGEFTHLRHLNTFGGNPSACAVAAKTLELMEERQIGTRVRALMERMNERLERLRDVPLVGDVRSFGFLAGVELVSNRADKTPLDPTVMGRVLAHCKQRGVIVGRNGDTVPEGNNVLTLSPPFIVTDEELDRIFDAIESALHTVADEYREWAF, from the coding sequence TTGGCAGAGTTGCTGTCTGAAAATAAAGCGCTTACATGGATTGAGCGCGACCGTGAACACATGTGGCATCACATGCAGCCGTTTGCGAGCAGTCAGAATCCGATGATCGTTGCGCGCGCAGAGCGGGCAACACTCTATGACGTAGAGGGAAACGCGTATCTTGACGCGATGTCCGGGCTCTGGTGCATGAATCTCGGCTATTCAGAGCGTGCGCTGGCGGATGCAGCATATGAACAGATGGTCACGATGCCGTACTATCCGCTTTCGCAGAGTCATCTCAAAGCGATCGAAATCAGTGAAAAAATCAGTGATTGGCTGGGAGGAAAGCACCACATTTTTCTCTCAAACAGTGGGACGGAAGCAAACGAAACTGCACTAAAAATTGCGCGTCAATACCACGCTTTGCGCGGTGAAGGCACGCGTTACAAGGTCATTTCGCGCTATCGTGCATATCACGGCAACGCAGGCAGCGCGCTTGCCGCGACCGGCCAGTCGATTCGCAAGCAAAATTATGAACCGCTCACGCCGGGTTTCTTGCATGTTCCTCCGCCGTATTGTTATCGTTGTCCGTTCGGACAAAAAGAGGATAGCTGTCAACTTGAATGCGCGTCATACTACGATCAGGTGATGACGTGGGAGGGCAGTGACACCGTTGCGGCGGTGATCCTGGAACCTGTCATCACGGGTGGCGGCGTCCTTGTGCCAAAGCCTGGGTATCTTGAAAAGGTGCGCGAGATCTGTGACAAACACGGCGTCTTGATGATTGTGGATGAGGTGATCTGTGGCTTCTATCGCTCGGGCGAACGATTTGGACATCAGAACTTTCATGTGAAACCGGATATTGTGACGATGGCAAAAGGGATCACCAGCGGATATCTTCCTTTGGCGGCAACGGCTGTTCGCGACGAGATCTTCAATGTTTTCAAAGGGCAAGGAGAATTTACACACCTGCGCCACCTGAATACGTTTGGCGGCAACCCGTCTGCGTGCGCGGTTGCGGCGAAGACGCTTGAACTGATGGAAGAGCGGCAGATCGGGACGCGGGTGCGCGCGCTTATGGAGCGAATGAATGAGCGCCTTGAACGATTGCGGGATGTTCCGCTCGTTGGAGACGTTCGCTCTTTTGGATTTCTCGCAGGGGTTGAATTGGTCTCAAACCGGGCAGACAAGACACCGCTTGATCCGACGGTTATGGGACGCGTTTTGGCGCATTGCAAACAGCGCGGTGTGATTGTCGGGCGCAATGGGGATACTGTCCCCGAAGGGAACAATGTATTGACGCTGTCCCCGCCGTTTATTGTGACCGATGAAGAGCTCGACCGTATCTTTGACGCAATTGAAAGTGCGCTGCACACGGTGGCGGATGAGTATAGGGAGTGGGCCTTTTAA
- a CDS encoding alpha/beta hydrolase family protein produces MYSAWLLSHLQRDIVAHVEERPATEDGILLFHLKFYADELLQTGYLALPKSFLHTPQKHPGFLYLRGGMRKAGMVKMTWLERFARQGQIVFAPTYRGNEGTEGREDFGLHDRRDAFGAFDLLATCSLVSTDKITIYGFSRGGPLAIFTAIEKPSARSVISHGGVADLALTYHDRPDLQKMLRRIIGGPPETHPRGYRMRSPIEVIDQLRVPLLIVQGLCDVQVDAHHATLLKTRAEAAGIPCDLLLLKDVGHHMADEPWENLARTMFTWSMTHVLSLQQDSL; encoded by the coding sequence ATGTACAGTGCGTGGCTGCTTTCTCACCTTCAGCGCGACATCGTCGCACACGTTGAAGAGCGTCCGGCCACAGAAGATGGCATTTTGCTTTTTCACTTGAAATTCTATGCAGACGAGCTTCTTCAGACTGGCTACCTCGCGCTGCCAAAATCCTTTTTGCACACACCACAAAAACATCCGGGATTTCTTTATTTGCGCGGCGGGATGCGCAAGGCTGGGATGGTTAAGATGACCTGGCTCGAACGGTTTGCTCGCCAGGGCCAGATCGTCTTTGCACCGACGTATCGCGGCAATGAAGGCACAGAGGGGCGCGAAGACTTTGGCCTACATGATCGCCGCGACGCCTTCGGGGCATTCGACCTGCTTGCTACCTGCTCGCTTGTCAGTACCGATAAGATCACCATTTACGGTTTCTCGCGCGGTGGACCGCTGGCGATCTTCACCGCGATTGAAAAGCCGTCTGCGCGCAGTGTCATCTCACACGGCGGTGTTGCAGACCTGGCGCTCACATACCACGACCGCCCCGATCTGCAAAAAATGTTGCGCCGCATCATCGGCGGACCACCCGAGACACACCCACGCGGCTACCGCATGCGCTCTCCTATTGAAGTGATCGACCAATTGCGGGTGCCGCTTCTGATTGTGCAGGGGTTGTGCGACGTACAAGTTGACGCGCACCACGCAACGCTATTAAAAACGCGCGCAGAGGCCGCAGGAATTCCCTGCGACCTCCTCTTACTCAAAGACGTCGGTCATCACATGGCGGATGAACCGTGGGAAAACCTCGCGCGCACCATGTTTACATGGTCCATGACGCACGTTTTATCGTTACAACAAGACAGTCTTTAA
- a CDS encoding glycine/sarcosine/betaine reductase selenoprotein B family protein, translated as MSIQLSRKAIPYTPVSKPLSEMTLMIVSTAGVHLKTQEAFDTAGDTTYRVIPGDVSVADLTVTHGAPKAEYDTDEPKKDLNTIFPIDRLRAFAKEGIIKDVAEKHITMMGYAMRLNEINAVTVPAIAKEVDRSRADAVLLTAG; from the coding sequence GTGTCTATCCAGCTTTCAAGAAAGGCGATCCCTTATACACCTGTCTCAAAGCCGCTCTCTGAGATGACCTTGATGATCGTATCGACAGCCGGGGTCCATCTCAAAACGCAGGAGGCGTTTGACACGGCGGGCGATACGACCTATCGCGTAATCCCGGGCGATGTTTCGGTTGCAGATCTCACGGTAACACACGGCGCACCCAAGGCGGAGTACGATACGGATGAGCCCAAAAAAGACTTGAACACCATTTTCCCGATCGATCGTCTGCGTGCGTTTGCCAAAGAAGGTATCATCAAAGACGTGGCCGAAAAGCACATCACAATGATGGGGTATGCGATGCGGCTCAACGAAATCAATGCTGTGACGGTCCCGGCGATTGCGAAAGAAGTGGATCGCTCGCGGGCGGATGCGGTTTTGCTCACGGCAGGCTGA
- a CDS encoding ABC transporter permease — protein MSAIAQIFTNPELYAATISMATPLALPAIGGTFSERTGVVNIAMEGNMLVGAFFAVMVAAATQQAWLGLLAGMLAGGILSLALAFTAIRLQSDQVIVGMALNLFASGLTAFLLNTVYGYNGTPTNTPFLPTITIPFLSTIPFIGPILGHHDVVVYLMLLIVAGSQYVLFHTKLGLRMRAVGENPEAADTVGIHVARIRYLGVFIGGLLSGLGGVYLSIGLLNAFDVNMTNGRGYIALAAMIFGKWTPLGSFGAALLFGFATALSIALQNVGISANLVSMLPYALTIIALTGLVGRSRAPAADGIPYAPSK, from the coding sequence ATGAGCGCGATTGCACAAATCTTTACAAACCCTGAGCTGTATGCGGCGACCATATCCATGGCGACACCGCTTGCACTCCCCGCGATCGGGGGAACCTTTTCAGAGCGAACGGGTGTCGTCAACATCGCGATGGAAGGCAACATGCTCGTCGGCGCTTTTTTTGCCGTCATGGTCGCCGCCGCGACGCAACAGGCGTGGCTTGGTCTTCTCGCCGGAATGCTCGCAGGAGGTATCCTGTCGCTTGCGCTTGCTTTCACCGCGATTCGCCTGCAATCCGATCAGGTGATCGTCGGCATGGCGCTCAACCTGTTTGCGTCAGGCCTCACAGCATTTTTGCTAAACACGGTGTATGGCTATAACGGAACGCCCACCAATACGCCATTTCTACCCACCATCACGATTCCCTTTCTGTCGACGATCCCGTTTATCGGCCCCATTCTTGGCCATCATGACGTGGTCGTTTACCTGATGCTTTTGATCGTTGCCGGAAGCCAGTATGTTCTTTTTCACACAAAACTCGGGCTGCGCATGCGCGCCGTCGGCGAAAACCCCGAGGCCGCAGACACCGTTGGCATTCATGTCGCGCGCATTCGCTATCTCGGCGTGTTTATCGGCGGACTACTTTCAGGCCTTGGTGGCGTCTATCTGTCCATCGGCTTGCTCAACGCGTTTGATGTCAACATGACGAACGGGCGCGGATACATCGCGCTTGCCGCCATGATTTTTGGCAAGTGGACACCCCTTGGATCATTTGGTGCAGCGCTTCTCTTCGGATTTGCAACGGCACTTAGCATCGCATTGCAAAACGTGGGAATATCGGCGAATCTCGTATCGATGCTCCCCTACGCACTGACCATCATCGCGCTGACAGGACTCGTTGGGCGTAGCCGCGCGCCTGCTGCGGACGGTATTCCTTACGCCCCGAGTAAATGA
- a CDS encoding ABC transporter permease has translation MKSKLKQLTVPLYAVLTGLILGAIIMLVSGYNPLNAYDALLVGAFGSASALGNTLTSAVPLILVGLGIAVAFRAGLFNIGAEGQYWMGAIVAVFIGYHFPTLTPILHISLALLGAMLAGALWGGVIPGLTKSLVGAHEVITTMMLSYIAIFFVHYLLEQGPMMAPGFVPQSRPIAASAALPNLFPSTGVFANATLSSGFLIALAAAILTHIVLFRTTFGYRLRTVGHNPSAAKYAGMSVTRFTILSLGLSGLLAGLAGGVQMLGVDQQLNDSVSSGFGYTGIVVSLLARNNPYAVILAGIFFSALSVGSQTMQINSGVSANMTDVITGIIVFFVAADRLYAYGFSRIRSRVRGRSLERTEQG, from the coding sequence ATGAAAAGTAAACTAAAGCAGTTGACTGTCCCCCTGTACGCCGTGCTGACTGGCCTTATTCTTGGAGCGATCATCATGCTCGTATCAGGGTACAATCCACTCAACGCCTATGACGCTTTGCTTGTCGGGGCATTTGGCAGCGCGTCGGCACTTGGCAACACACTCACCTCCGCCGTGCCACTCATCCTCGTGGGACTCGGAATTGCCGTAGCGTTTCGCGCGGGACTTTTTAACATTGGTGCCGAGGGACAATACTGGATGGGCGCAATTGTCGCCGTCTTTATTGGGTATCACTTTCCGACGCTCACCCCGATCCTGCACATCTCTCTTGCACTGCTTGGCGCGATGTTGGCGGGGGCGCTATGGGGCGGCGTGATTCCCGGCCTCACGAAATCTCTTGTCGGCGCGCACGAGGTCATCACGACGATGATGCTGAGTTACATCGCGATCTTTTTTGTCCATTATCTTTTGGAGCAAGGTCCAATGATGGCGCCTGGTTTCGTGCCGCAGTCAAGACCGATTGCCGCGAGTGCCGCACTGCCGAATCTCTTTCCTTCGACCGGGGTCTTTGCCAACGCAACCTTGTCATCCGGCTTTCTCATCGCGCTCGCCGCAGCCATTCTTACGCACATCGTGCTGTTTCGCACGACGTTTGGCTATCGCCTGCGAACCGTTGGCCACAACCCTTCCGCCGCCAAGTACGCAGGCATGAGCGTGACGCGCTTTACGATCCTGTCGCTTGGCCTAAGCGGCCTGCTTGCTGGGCTTGCAGGGGGCGTACAGATGCTTGGTGTCGACCAACAGCTCAATGACTCGGTTTCCTCCGGATTTGGCTACACCGGAATTGTCGTCTCGCTGCTTGCGCGCAACAACCCTTATGCGGTGATTCTCGCCGGGATTTTCTTTTCCGCACTCTCTGTCGGCAGTCAGACGATGCAGATAAACTCTGGCGTCTCCGCGAACATGACCGATGTGATCACTGGGATCATCGTCTTTTTTGTCGCGGCAGACCGTCTCTACGCCTACGGATTCAGTCGCATTCGCTCGCGCGTACGCGGAAGGTCGCTTGAAAGGACGGAACAAGGATGA
- a CDS encoding ABC transporter ATP-binding protein produces the protein MTTLSINHLRKTFPGVIANDDVTLHIAAGETHAILGENGAGKSTLIKMVSGLYQPDSGEIILNDKVVTFSSPREAIRAGIGVVHQHFMLIPALSVAENVVLGSEPGGFHFPKRLAVQKVKELSERVGLPLDPNARVEDLSVGMQQRVEIVKALYRQARILILDEPTAVLTPQETEDLFVVLRKLKEDGIPIVFISHKLDEVRAIADTVTVMRAGKTLLSQPIASSSASELATLMVGREVALNARTTASHPGDVILHVSDLSVLDDRKLQAVKRVSFELRAGEILGIAGVDGNGQTELVEAIVGMRSAVNGSIRFAGRDITRDTVSDRIKAGISYVPQDRQRDGLVLPFTLTENLMLRDLKPPYAKRGWLTPHSAQAQARELLKRFDVRPPEPDAAAQSLSGGNQQKVILAREVSRSPRLLIAVQPTRGLDVGAIESIHHELEKIRDLGSAILLVSLELDEILALSDRICVLHAGSVVTTLPGEGASRDAIGLAMTGTHPDAQEVHHEK, from the coding sequence GTGACAACGCTTTCTATAAACCACTTGCGCAAGACGTTCCCTGGTGTCATCGCGAATGACGATGTCACACTGCACATTGCAGCGGGAGAAACGCACGCAATCCTCGGAGAAAACGGCGCGGGCAAATCCACGCTGATCAAGATGGTCAGCGGATTGTACCAACCAGATTCCGGCGAGATCATCCTCAATGATAAAGTGGTCACCTTTTCGAGCCCGCGCGAAGCGATTCGCGCGGGCATTGGTGTTGTTCATCAGCATTTTATGCTCATCCCGGCGCTTAGCGTAGCGGAAAATGTTGTGCTTGGCAGTGAGCCGGGCGGGTTTCACTTTCCTAAGCGGCTCGCCGTGCAAAAGGTGAAGGAATTGTCTGAGCGCGTCGGATTGCCACTTGATCCAAACGCGCGCGTAGAGGATCTCTCCGTCGGCATGCAGCAGCGCGTGGAGATCGTCAAAGCGCTCTATCGGCAGGCGCGCATCCTGATTCTCGATGAACCGACGGCCGTTTTGACGCCGCAAGAGACCGAAGATCTTTTTGTCGTGCTGCGAAAACTAAAAGAAGATGGCATTCCGATCGTCTTTATTTCACACAAACTCGACGAAGTCCGCGCCATCGCCGACACGGTAACTGTGATGCGCGCGGGAAAAACGCTCCTGTCCCAGCCGATCGCCTCGTCAAGCGCCAGCGAGCTCGCCACATTGATGGTCGGCCGCGAAGTGGCGCTAAACGCACGCACCACCGCCAGTCATCCAGGCGATGTCATTTTGCATGTATCTGATCTCTCCGTTCTTGATGACCGCAAGTTGCAAGCCGTAAAACGCGTCTCTTTTGAACTTCGCGCAGGAGAAATTCTCGGGATTGCGGGGGTTGACGGCAACGGACAGACCGAATTGGTTGAGGCAATCGTCGGCATGCGCAGCGCAGTGAACGGTTCCATTCGTTTTGCGGGCAGAGACATCACGCGCGATACGGTCTCCGACCGCATCAAAGCCGGCATCAGCTACGTGCCGCAAGACCGTCAGCGCGACGGGCTCGTCCTCCCTTTTACCCTGACGGAAAACCTGATGCTGCGCGACCTAAAACCACCTTACGCAAAGCGCGGTTGGCTCACCCCGCACAGCGCACAGGCACAGGCGCGCGAGCTTCTCAAGCGTTTTGACGTGCGGCCCCCCGAGCCTGACGCTGCCGCACAGAGTCTGTCTGGCGGCAATCAACAAAAAGTGATCCTTGCGCGCGAAGTGTCACGCTCCCCGCGCCTGCTCATCGCCGTTCAGCCAACCCGTGGGCTTGACGTCGGCGCCATCGAAAGCATCCACCATGAGCTCGAAAAAATCCGCGACCTGGGCAGCGCCATCTTGCTCGTATCACTTGAACTGGACGAAATTCTCGCACTCTCCGACCGCATCTGTGTCCTGCACGCTGGCAGCGTCGTCACAACACTCCCGGGCGAAGGCGCGTCGCGCGACGCAATTGGGCTGGCCATGACCGGCACGCATCCAGACGCACAGGAGGTGCACCATGAAAAGTAA
- a CDS encoding BMP family lipoprotein, translating into MNRTLARSATGLVALSLLLAGCGTQNTTTPPAGNTPTTPSNASFKVGLVTDVGGLNDHSFNHLAYVGLQAAEAKYGISGSVVQSHQTSDYVTNLTNFAQAGDNLVIAVGYLMDSAVQSVSKKFPKTKFLIIDDAITNRPNVASALFNTQECGYLVGVMSGLMEKQKGIPQINNKNTVGTIGGMQIPPVESYMAGFVAGVKKVDPSANVLVGWANSFTDPATGEAIANQQISNGADIVFPVAGATGNGAITAAKQHNVFAIGVDANQNYLAPQTVMTSALKAVDVATETVIGQALHHQFKSGIVTFDLKNKGVGYAPPIKAVPASIIAQVNHYASLIESGKITPPSTLS; encoded by the coding sequence TTGAATCGTACCCTTGCACGATCTGCCACGGGTCTCGTGGCACTCTCCCTGCTTTTGGCAGGTTGCGGAACGCAGAACACGACAACACCACCTGCGGGAAACACACCCACGACGCCTAGCAACGCAAGTTTTAAAGTGGGACTTGTCACAGACGTCGGCGGTCTAAACGACCACAGCTTCAACCACCTGGCCTACGTTGGCCTGCAAGCGGCAGAAGCAAAGTACGGCATCTCAGGATCTGTCGTTCAGTCGCACCAGACGAGTGACTATGTCACCAACCTGACCAATTTCGCGCAAGCGGGAGACAACCTGGTCATCGCTGTCGGTTACCTGATGGATTCGGCTGTCCAATCGGTTTCGAAAAAATTCCCCAAAACGAAGTTTTTGATCATTGACGACGCGATTACCAACCGCCCGAATGTCGCATCTGCCTTGTTTAACACACAAGAGTGTGGGTACCTAGTCGGCGTCATGTCAGGTCTTATGGAAAAACAAAAAGGCATCCCACAGATTAACAATAAAAACACTGTAGGCACCATTGGCGGCATGCAGATTCCGCCTGTGGAGAGCTACATGGCAGGCTTTGTCGCAGGCGTGAAAAAGGTTGACCCGAGTGCAAACGTCCTCGTCGGATGGGCCAATTCCTTTACGGACCCGGCCACTGGTGAAGCGATTGCCAATCAGCAGATCTCAAACGGCGCGGATATCGTTTTCCCGGTCGCAGGTGCGACTGGCAACGGCGCAATCACAGCGGCAAAACAGCACAATGTCTTTGCCATCGGCGTCGACGCAAACCAAAACTACCTAGCCCCGCAAACCGTGATGACCTCTGCGCTCAAAGCGGTTGATGTCGCGACGGAAACCGTGATCGGACAAGCCTTGCACCATCAATTCAAATCGGGCATCGTAACGTTTGACCTGAAAAACAAAGGCGTCGGATACGCCCCGCCGATCAAGGCCGTACCTGCTTCCATCATCGCACAGGTGAACCACTATGCGTCACTGATCGAGTCCGGAAAAATTACGCCACCCTCGACGCTCTCGTAA
- a CDS encoding EamA family transporter encodes MLVLANVILLVTGQVLFKLGLNRMGVLTLQNAFHVFVSPLILTGLFLYVLATLLWFAVLSRAQLSAVYPLQSISYILGLAVSVWILHEDVSLTRWIGAIVILLGVVLVTWSPKL; translated from the coding sequence ATGCTCGTTTTGGCAAACGTGATTTTGCTCGTCACAGGACAAGTACTTTTTAAGCTGGGACTCAACCGCATGGGCGTACTTACGCTTCAAAACGCGTTCCATGTCTTTGTCTCCCCACTGATTCTTACAGGACTTTTTCTCTATGTCCTCGCCACGCTCCTTTGGTTTGCGGTTCTGTCGCGCGCGCAATTGAGCGCTGTATATCCGCTGCAAAGCATTTCTTACATACTCGGTCTGGCTGTTTCGGTATGGATCCTGCACGAGGATGTATCACTCACGCGCTGGATCGGAGCGATTGTCATCTTGCTTGGTGTCGTGCTTGTGACATGGTCGCCAAAGCTTTAG
- a CDS encoding 2Fe-2S iron-sulfur cluster-binding protein — protein MPRITVENGPSFEVEDGTKLVLALEDHGVDILHRCGGNARCTTCRVEILAGTPTPPEAPELEILGKKGHPDGQYRLSCQIRAHSDLTVRPVLTVATANMDAGPRPTA, from the coding sequence ATGCCACGAATCACTGTCGAAAATGGCCCGTCCTTTGAAGTTGAAGATGGAACAAAATTGGTCTTGGCGCTAGAAGATCACGGCGTCGACATTTTGCACCGCTGCGGCGGCAACGCCCGCTGCACGACATGCCGGGTCGAAATCCTGGCAGGAACCCCCACCCCTCCCGAGGCACCGGAACTCGAGATCCTCGGCAAGAAGGGGCATCCAGACGGACAGTATCGGCTCTCCTGCCAAATTCGCGCGCACAGCGACTTGACCGTCCGTCCAGTGCTGACGGTTGCGACAGCCAACATGGATGCCGGTCCGCGCCCTACCGCGTAA
- a CDS encoding spore coat protein — MQQTMNRIPYGMDFRDTAMQMEIKDRFHAIILLLKHNIREYATAVTEASCPMVRQTLQRLLYETIAEQAECYQVMRRQGWYPPGATASRDDVMRSIQNNQQAAQEIAQAVAKTGMRSSVGATYTPATDRYGYETAHTNGMQHQHAYQPQGTYAGQQNVRGETF, encoded by the coding sequence ATGCAACAGACGATGAATCGAATTCCGTATGGAATGGATTTTCGCGACACGGCGATGCAGATGGAAATAAAGGATCGCTTTCACGCCATCATTCTCTTATTGAAACACAACATTCGCGAGTACGCCACTGCGGTGACGGAAGCGAGTTGTCCGATGGTGCGTCAGACCCTGCAGCGCCTGCTTTATGAAACGATTGCAGAACAGGCGGAGTGTTATCAAGTCATGCGCCGGCAGGGGTGGTATCCGCCGGGCGCCACAGCGTCTCGGGATGATGTCATGCGCTCGATCCAGAATAACCAGCAGGCCGCGCAAGAAATCGCGCAAGCGGTCGCCAAAACAGGGATGCGTTCGAGCGTTGGCGCGACGTACACGCCCGCGACGGATCGCTATGGATATGAGACAGCACACACAAATGGCATGCAGCATCAACACGCGTATCAGCCTCAGGGAACGTATGCAGGGCAGCAAAATGTGCGCGGGGAAACATTCTAG
- a CDS encoding dynamin family protein: protein MNHGVIEIEPGVAAKNNPVDTLASRMGQLATLAQENGDQQRIDRVAMLLEKRRTQDRHIVFLGHFSAGKSSLMNALSGVPLPTSPLPTSANLVFVSHGEPRVAAFFRGGARAERVGNDDEANRMLAAWSTDAQDVVRVEVTLPIDLPAHVVLVDTPGVDSTDARHEEAASHALFLADVLVFVTDYNHVLAEDHLRLLRSFMKLNRPLFFVVNQIDKHNAWELPFASFAENVRATLEDEGMDASFVYFVSALHPEVPDCELSAFKHELGAVLDARDECARFLPALAQLLEEHRRWCVEQANSDSATALSELPNMEDELDGTDRSGEEPLARLKALVRACQAAQECVKNAQEVCEKRISAFQGALDAVVNQAILLPYSTTELAVRFVESQAPNFRVGVLSTRAKVQREREMRLTALVDDVAEKFRTGIIAHLRQIDLQALQEGVSFPEESARLFNRLEQCVHSAWLASHLAQGALTTASYGYQYAKTVDAALRTAAHAVTRELTSLYENALKEKMNEQTKSARALLERVGQRLPTLFAIEETAASRAAACAALKEAWQEGGIAP, encoded by the coding sequence TTGAACCATGGGGTGATCGAGATAGAGCCAGGCGTTGCGGCAAAGAACAATCCTGTAGATACGCTCGCAAGCAGGATGGGGCAACTCGCGACACTTGCGCAGGAAAACGGCGATCAACAACGCATCGATCGCGTAGCAATGCTCCTTGAAAAACGCCGGACACAGGATCGGCATATTGTTTTTCTCGGCCATTTTTCTGCGGGAAAATCGAGTCTCATGAATGCACTCTCAGGCGTGCCGTTGCCAACGAGCCCGCTGCCGACCAGTGCCAATCTTGTGTTTGTCAGTCACGGCGAGCCGCGCGTTGCGGCCTTTTTTCGCGGTGGCGCGCGCGCAGAGCGGGTAGGGAATGACGATGAGGCAAACCGGATGCTCGCAGCGTGGTCGACAGACGCGCAGGACGTCGTGCGTGTGGAGGTAACGCTTCCTATTGACCTCCCGGCCCACGTTGTGCTGGTTGACACGCCGGGCGTAGATTCGACAGACGCGCGTCACGAAGAGGCGGCAAGCCATGCGCTTTTTCTCGCGGATGTGCTCGTCTTTGTGACAGACTATAACCATGTTCTCGCAGAGGATCATCTGCGCCTGTTGCGCAGCTTTATGAAATTGAATCGTCCGCTCTTTTTTGTTGTCAATCAGATTGATAAACACAACGCGTGGGAACTTCCTTTTGCGTCGTTTGCTGAAAACGTCCGCGCGACGCTTGAAGATGAGGGGATGGACGCTTCTTTTGTATACTTTGTCAGCGCGCTTCACCCTGAGGTGCCTGACTGCGAGCTCTCTGCGTTTAAGCATGAACTCGGTGCTGTGCTTGATGCGCGCGATGAGTGTGCGCGCTTTCTTCCGGCGCTTGCACAATTGCTTGAAGAACATCGCAGGTGGTGTGTCGAACAGGCAAACTCCGACAGCGCGACGGCACTGTCGGAGCTTCCGAATATGGAGGATGAATTGGACGGGACGGATCGATCAGGGGAGGAACCCCTGGCTCGTTTGAAGGCTCTGGTGCGTGCGTGTCAAGCTGCGCAGGAGTGTGTCAAAAACGCGCAGGAGGTGTGCGAAAAGCGCATTTCAGCTTTTCAGGGGGCGCTTGACGCGGTTGTCAATCAGGCGATTTTGTTACCCTACAGCACGACAGAGTTAGCCGTTCGCTTTGTGGAATCGCAGGCGCCAAATTTTCGCGTCGGGGTGTTGTCGACACGCGCGAAAGTGCAGCGCGAGCGGGAGATGCGCCTCACGGCGCTTGTCGATGATGTCGCAGAAAAATTTCGGACAGGGATCATCGCGCATCTTCGGCAGATCGATCTTCAAGCATTGCAGGAGGGCGTTTCCTTTCCAGAAGAAAGCGCGAGGCTGTTTAATCGGCTCGAACAGTGTGTCCATTCGGCATGGCTTGCATCCCACCTTGCGCAAGGCGCTTTAACAACGGCGAGTTATGGCTATCAGTACGCGAAAACCGTTGATGCCGCGTTGCGCACCGCCGCACACGCAGTGACAAGGGAGCTTACTTCACTATATGAAAATGCTCTCAAAGAGAAAATGAATGAACAGACAAAATCTGCACGCGCGCTGCTTGAGCGGGTGGGACAACGCCTGCCAACACTCTTTGCAATCGAGGAGACCGCAGCATCGCGCGCTGCGGCTTGCGCCGCGCTTAAAGAGGCCTGGCAAGAAGGGGGGATCGCGCCATGA